One genomic window of Tenacibaculum tangerinum includes the following:
- the rpsJ gene encoding 30S ribosomal protein S10: MSQKIRIKLKSYDYNLVDKSAEKIVKTVKSTGAVVNGPIPLPTNKKIFTVLRSPHVNKKSREQFQLSAYKRLLDIYSSSSKTIDALMKLELPSGVEVEIKV; encoded by the coding sequence ATGAGTCAAAAAATTAGAATAAAGTTAAAGTCTTATGATTATAATTTAGTAGACAAGTCTGCTGAGAAAATCGTAAAGACAGTAAAGAGTACTGGTGCTGTAGTAAACGGACCAATTCCTTTACCAACAAATAAAAAGATTTTTACCGTTTTACGTTCACCACACGTAAACAAAAAATCAAGAGAGCAATTTCAATTATCTGCTTACAAAAGATTATTAGATATCTATAGTTCTTCTTCAAAAACTATTGATGCTTTAATGAAGTTGGAGTTACCAAGTGGAGTTGAAGTTGAGATTAAAGTATAA